One Chryseobacterium sp. StRB126 genomic region harbors:
- a CDS encoding DJ-1/PfpI family protein, whose protein sequence is MNQEQKNKTMNVAFLIYDQVEALDLNGPLDVFIKADLISTGSYHCYTVGQTKEAVFMEANTMSIIPTYDVKTAPQPDMIVIPGANPDRVMECLQDDDFQNTVMHWIKDQYHNGTTIFTVCTGSMHLSKTGILDHHEITTHSMLLDTLEQYNPKSIVKREARFVDQGRLITTAGITAGIDAALYLVGKHHGQELVETIVTVFEYQQREFKH, encoded by the coding sequence ATGAATCAAGAACAAAAGAACAAGACAATGAATGTAGCATTTTTGATTTACGATCAGGTAGAAGCGCTTGATCTGAATGGTCCGCTGGACGTTTTTATTAAAGCGGATTTAATCTCTACAGGAAGTTATCACTGCTATACCGTTGGACAAACTAAAGAAGCTGTTTTCATGGAAGCCAATACCATGTCAATTATTCCAACGTATGATGTGAAAACAGCTCCTCAACCGGATATGATCGTCATTCCGGGTGCTAATCCGGATCGCGTGATGGAGTGTTTGCAGGATGATGATTTCCAGAATACAGTAATGCACTGGATAAAAGATCAGTATCATAATGGAACTACCATTTTCACAGTCTGTACTGGAAGTATGCATTTATCCAAAACAGGAATATTAGACCATCATGAAATTACTACCCATTCTATGTTATTGGATACTTTGGAACAGTATAATCCAAAGAGTATCGTTAAAAGAGAGGCTAGATTTGTAGACCAAGGGCGATTGATTACTACAGCAGGAATAACAGCAGGAATAGATGCAGCCTTGTATCTGGTAGGAAAACACCATGGACAAGAATTGGTAGAGACCATTGTGACAGTTTTTGAATATCAACAGCGAGAATTTAAACACTAA
- a CDS encoding LD-carboxypeptidase: MEAFSDPSIKAVISNIGGDDSIRMLKYIDIES, encoded by the coding sequence ATGGAAGCATTTTCAGATCCTTCCATAAAAGCTGTTATTTCAAATATTGGCGGTGATGACAGTATCCGGATGTTAAAATATATTGATATTGAATCATAA
- a CDS encoding cold-shock protein encodes MQQGTVKFFNDAKGFGFITPSNGGPDVFVHTSGLVNDIRENDVVTFDVQNGAKGVNAVNVKIA; translated from the coding sequence ATGCAACAAGGAACAGTAAAATTCTTTAACGATGCTAAAGGATTTGGTTTTATTACACCTTCAAATGGAGGTCCAGATGTTTTCGTACATACTTCAGGTTTAGTAAATGATATTCGTGAAAATGATGTCGTAACATTTGACGTACAAAACGGAGCCAAAGGCGTTAACGCTGTTAACGTAAAAATAGCTTAA
- a CDS encoding cold-shock protein — MQQGTVKFFNETKGFGFISPSNGGPDVFVHTSGLVNDIRENDVVTFDVQNGAKGVNAVNVKIA, encoded by the coding sequence ATGCAACAAGGAACAGTAAAATTCTTTAACGAAACTAAAGGATTTGGTTTTATTTCACCTTCTAATGGAGGTCCAGATGTTTTCGTACATACTTCAGGTCTAGTAAATGATATTCGTGAAAATGATGTCGTAACATTTGACGTACAAAACGGAGCCAAAGGCGTTAACGCTGTTAACGTAAAAATAGCTTAA
- a CDS encoding glycosyltransferase family 2 protein translates to MKISLCLIVKNEEKFLGRCLECAAKFADEIIVVDTGSTDKTKEIAEKFTDKIFDFEWSNDFSAARNFAFSKATMDYQMWLDADDVIPEKSVKEINELKKKLSDDVEIVTMKYVLSFDQNNHPAFYSTRERVFKKSKNYQWIDPVHECIPLVGNIHYTDIEIWHKKEASEGISTRNIDIYRALEESGKEFSARQLYYYARELKDHHETDKAITFFEKFLESGSGWIEDVITCCQQLAIEYKKNGTPEKILPILLKSFEYDIPRPEICCELGYYYKDKQSYNQAFKWFDLATKLPKSHSVGFAFSDYFGYIPNIEACVCLSFLGEYKKANEYNEKAALSRPDCPSVKQNRDYLRELI, encoded by the coding sequence ATGAAAATAAGTTTATGCTTAATTGTTAAAAATGAGGAGAAATTTTTAGGCAGATGTTTAGAATGTGCAGCAAAGTTTGCAGATGAAATCATTGTAGTAGATACAGGATCTACTGATAAAACTAAAGAAATTGCAGAAAAATTTACAGATAAAATTTTTGATTTCGAATGGAGTAATGACTTTTCAGCGGCACGTAATTTTGCATTCTCTAAAGCAACGATGGACTATCAGATGTGGTTAGACGCAGATGATGTTATACCGGAAAAATCAGTTAAGGAAATTAATGAACTGAAGAAGAAATTGAGTGATGATGTTGAGATTGTCACGATGAAATACGTTTTGTCATTTGATCAAAACAATCATCCGGCTTTTTACTCAACTCGTGAAAGAGTCTTCAAAAAGAGCAAAAATTATCAATGGATTGATCCGGTTCACGAATGCATCCCGTTGGTAGGCAATATACACTATACTGATATTGAAATTTGGCACAAAAAAGAAGCATCTGAAGGGATTTCAACAAGAAATATTGATATATACAGAGCTTTAGAGGAAAGCGGAAAAGAATTTTCTGCGAGGCAGTTATATTACTATGCAAGAGAATTAAAAGACCATCATGAAACAGATAAGGCCATAACTTTTTTTGAAAAATTTTTAGAATCAGGATCAGGTTGGATAGAAGATGTGATAACCTGCTGTCAGCAATTAGCCATTGAATATAAAAAGAATGGCACTCCGGAAAAAATCTTACCAATTTTACTAAAAAGCTTCGAATATGATATTCCCAGACCGGAAATCTGCTGTGAATTAGGCTATTATTATAAAGATAAACAGAGCTATAATCAGGCTTTTAAATGGTTTGATTTGGCAACGAAGCTGCCAAAATCTCATTCCGTAGGTTTTGCGTTTTCTGATTATTTTGGATATATACCCAATATTGAGGCTTGTGTCTGCCTCTCTTTTCTGGGTGAGTATAAAAAAGCTAATGAATACAACGAAAAAGCAGCTCTATCAAGACCAGACTGTCCTTCTGTAAAACAAAATAGAGATTATTTAAGAGAACTTATATAG
- a CDS encoding T9SS type A sorting domain-containing protein: MKTTFFTLSLFLVSFSIQISAQETLNTGGNNMSGTTGSATASIGQSFYETIPSSAGSVTAGVQQSYEIIPTLGVKVTEINLSLSVFPNPTTDILNLKMGFKDYGKYRYDLYDSSGRLLIGKPIFQSQTQITMTSYPAAMYLLKISKEGKDIKIFKVLKNK, encoded by the coding sequence ATGAAAACTACATTTTTTACACTTTCGTTATTTCTTGTTAGTTTCTCTATTCAGATTTCTGCACAAGAAACGTTAAATACTGGTGGTAATAATATGTCTGGTACCACAGGCAGTGCCACAGCTTCTATTGGCCAAAGTTTTTATGAAACAATACCATCTTCTGCGGGAAGTGTTACAGCAGGTGTTCAACAGTCTTATGAAATCATACCAACATTAGGAGTCAAGGTTACCGAAATCAATTTGAGCCTTAGTGTTTTCCCTAATCCTACAACGGATATTCTTAATTTGAAAATGGGATTTAAAGATTACGGTAAATATCGCTATGATCTTTATGACAGCAGTGGCAGACTACTGATTGGTAAGCCTATATTTCAGTCACAAACTCAAATTACAATGACATCTTATCCTGCTGCAATGTACCTATTAAAAATATCAAAGGAGGGAAAAGATATCAAAATCTTTAAGGTTCTAAAAAACAAATAA
- a CDS encoding collagen-like protein → MKKLSILVASLASALMFSQVQDAMSYQAIIRNSSNQLVSNQNVGMKFSILKGSITGTVVYSETQSQTTNINGLVTAKIGAGTLVSGSYSTIDWGSDIYFMKIETDPNGSNNYTITGTSQLLSVPYALYAKTSGSSIPGPQGAIGPQGIQGITGATGAQGIAGATGPQGLQGLQGATGAVGLQGLVGATGATGPQGLQGLQGATGAVGPQGLVGATGATGATGPQGLQGLQGATGAVGPQGLIGATGATGAQGLQGIQGITGATGAQGVAGAQGPQGNGFSNGTAGGQIILTNSTAPFSPGTPVSMTGDATINATGVVTVGANKITTSKIADASVTMAKIATTSGTASSSTYLRGDGTWSTPSSGSSIQLLTGTNTITLPAPGSLASLTITVAGAAVGDAVIVNPISNISIGDYPPVYTSKVTSANTVTVYIYDTGSNGGSSFSFKATVIK, encoded by the coding sequence ATGAAAAAACTTTCCATTCTAGTAGCATCTTTAGCTTCTGCTTTGATGTTTTCACAAGTGCAGGATGCAATGAGCTATCAGGCTATTATTAGAAATTCAAGTAATCAATTGGTAAGTAACCAGAATGTAGGAATGAAATTTTCTATATTGAAAGGTTCCATAACAGGAACTGTAGTATACTCAGAAACCCAATCTCAAACTACCAATATTAACGGTTTAGTAACTGCAAAAATTGGTGCCGGTACTTTAGTTAGTGGTTCTTACTCTACAATTGATTGGGGCTCAGATATTTATTTTATGAAAATAGAAACAGATCCTAATGGATCAAATAATTATACTATAACAGGAACGTCGCAATTGCTAAGTGTTCCTTATGCTCTATATGCAAAAACTTCAGGAAGTTCCATTCCTGGTCCTCAAGGAGCTATAGGACCTCAAGGTATTCAGGGGATTACCGGAGCAACGGGAGCTCAAGGGATAGCAGGAGCTACAGGACCACAAGGTTTACAAGGTCTTCAGGGAGCTACTGGAGCAGTAGGACTCCAAGGGTTAGTAGGAGCAACCGGAGCAACCGGACCACAAGGCTTGCAAGGTCTTCAGGGAGCTACTGGAGCAGTAGGACCCCAAGGGTTAGTAGGAGCAACCGGAGCAACCGGAGCAACCGGACCACAAGGCTTGCAAGGTCTTCAGGGAGCTACTGGAGCAGTAGGACCCCAAGGGCTAATAGGAGCAACCGGGGCTACAGGAGCTCAGGGATTGCAAGGTATTCAGGGAATTACGGGAGCCACAGGAGCTCAGGGAGTAGCGGGGGCGCAAGGTCCACAAGGTAATGGTTTTTCTAATGGTACGGCTGGTGGGCAAATAATTTTAACTAACTCAACGGCACCTTTTTCACCCGGAACTCCTGTTAGTATGACTGGTGACGCAACAATAAATGCCACAGGAGTAGTAACTGTTGGAGCTAATAAAATAACTACATCTAAGATTGCTGATGCTTCCGTTACAATGGCAAAAATAGCGACAACTTCAGGTACTGCAAGTTCTTCTACTTATCTTAGAGGAGATGGAACTTGGTCTACCCCAAGCAGTGGTAGCAGCATACAATTATTAACAGGAACAAATACTATAACTCTGCCAGCTCCAGGTTCTCTGGCTTCACTTACAATTACTGTCGCTGGGGCAGCAGTAGGGGATGCGGTTATTGTAAATCCAATAAGTAATATTTCAATAGGAGATTATCCGCCGGTCTACACCTCTAAGGTAACATCAGCAAATACCGTAACTGTTTATATATATGATACCGGTTCTAATGGTGGTTCATCCTTTTCTTTCAAAGCTACAGTGATTAAGTAA
- a CDS encoding helix-turn-helix domain-containing protein: protein MKFIHQIDPSKFIFFEFQNGPDHYMESSQRAHLLEMMWFRNDPEATDKGHGIYLIPLYRSEKINFEGKEGCVIAFKREYLEEDDKEFALDVFNLFNIHGQYTSLYLDNDVVETLQYLSILMEKEYRSALGSYLVLKSLLKVFLLNLIRTSQHYFLNQDIHQKRVYQFIMLMDEYYKTERRAEFYASKMGISEKRINQILKEKMNKTLTQLLHERVIVEADRMLISGELTIKEIAFDLHFEDPAYFSRFYKKQTGRTPEEFKKLNDCL from the coding sequence ATGAAATTCATCCATCAGATTGATCCATCAAAGTTTATCTTTTTCGAATTCCAAAACGGCCCGGATCATTATATGGAGAGCTCTCAACGGGCTCATCTCCTGGAAATGATGTGGTTCAGAAATGATCCGGAGGCTACAGATAAAGGTCATGGTATCTATCTGATACCGTTATATCGCTCTGAAAAAATAAATTTTGAAGGAAAGGAAGGATGTGTGATCGCCTTTAAAAGGGAATATCTGGAAGAAGATGATAAAGAGTTTGCACTTGATGTTTTCAATCTTTTCAATATACATGGGCAGTATACCAGTCTCTATCTGGATAATGATGTTGTAGAGACACTTCAATATCTCAGCATACTGATGGAGAAAGAATATCGAAGTGCATTGGGAAGTTATCTGGTTTTAAAGTCATTGCTAAAAGTATTTCTTCTGAACTTAATCCGTACCAGTCAGCATTATTTTTTAAATCAGGATATCCATCAGAAAAGAGTCTATCAGTTCATTATGTTAATGGATGAATATTATAAAACTGAGCGCAGGGCAGAGTTTTATGCTTCAAAGATGGGAATCAGTGAAAAACGGATCAATCAGATTCTGAAAGAGAAAATGAATAAAACGCTTACTCAGCTGCTGCATGAAAGGGTTATTGTAGAGGCAGATAGAATGTTGATTTCCGGAGAACTGACAATAAAAGAGATTGCATTCGATCTTCATTTTGAAGATCCGGCTTACTTTTCCAGGTTTTATAAAAAACAAACAGGACGTACTCCCGAGGAGTTCAAGAAGTTGAATGACTGCTTGTAA
- a CDS encoding DAPG hydrolase family protein, with protein sequence MKPTKETEEVMFRNINTLLSPKPIALEAGISRLENGMLHIAMRNVLHHCKGKMLDWWFKYFETTADLKLWHPHDHVEHGGWDSKWIKYENYIGATIHATESLGDIPPVQATIKFHDPADIFNVDVLKQAYADGSVSAVVYARIGFGENTPVDHNGDPIDGYMFHVVRDTVQGCTLRSHFYLGALMADRENQLSDEVGFGLMEHCYSEFTYLAQVLPSLYYAENKNGDKAPFLW encoded by the coding sequence ATGAAACCGACAAAGGAAACCGAAGAAGTAATGTTCAGGAATATTAATACGCTGTTATCTCCTAAACCTATAGCACTTGAAGCGGGCATCAGTAGATTGGAAAACGGAATGCTCCATATTGCAATGAGGAATGTTTTGCATCATTGTAAAGGAAAAATGCTGGATTGGTGGTTCAAGTATTTTGAAACAACGGCCGATCTTAAACTTTGGCATCCTCATGACCATGTAGAGCACGGTGGCTGGGACAGTAAATGGATTAAATACGAGAATTACATTGGAGCAACCATACATGCTACAGAATCTCTGGGTGATATTCCTCCTGTGCAGGCTACTATAAAATTCCATGATCCTGCAGATATCTTTAATGTGGATGTTCTAAAACAGGCGTATGCGGATGGATCGGTTAGTGCTGTTGTTTATGCAAGGATAGGGTTTGGTGAAAATACACCTGTGGATCATAATGGGGATCCTATTGACGGCTATATGTTCCATGTGGTGAGGGATACGGTACAAGGCTGTACATTGAGAAGCCATTTTTATCTTGGAGCATTAATGGCGGATCGTGAAAATCAATTATCAGATGAGGTAGGATTTGGACTTATGGAGCATTGCTACAGTGAGTTTACTTATCTCGCACAGGTTCTTCCTTCTCTTTATTATGCCGAAAATAAAAATGGAGACAAAGCTCCATTTCTTTGGTAG
- a CDS encoding GNAT family N-acetyltransferase, translated as MNIEYRKLLSHESSMYRMIRLESLEQFPDSFEANYQEVLNTEKLRMEIDIENQTPEKFVFGAFADQKLIGLCTFVKDEANSGNIYQMYVNKNFQGKNIGSGLVQAVIYEAKEKLNVTEVYLEVAHNNESAYHLYKKNGFNEIEPQNSGDEISKVTVMKYIV; from the coding sequence ATGAATATAGAATATCGAAAACTTTTATCCCATGAAAGCTCAATGTATCGGATGATTCGTCTAGAAAGTCTTGAACAATTTCCTGATTCTTTTGAGGCTAATTACCAGGAAGTCCTAAACACCGAGAAACTTAGAATGGAAATTGATATTGAAAATCAAACTCCCGAAAAGTTTGTATTTGGCGCTTTTGCAGATCAAAAGCTTATTGGTCTCTGTACTTTTGTTAAAGATGAGGCCAATTCCGGGAATATCTACCAGATGTATGTAAATAAAAACTTCCAAGGAAAAAATATAGGCTCCGGATTGGTACAGGCAGTTATTTATGAAGCCAAGGAAAAACTTAATGTAACTGAGGTGTATTTAGAAGTTGCTCATAACAATGAATCTGCTTATCATCTATACAAAAAGAACGGATTTAATGAAATAGAACCTCAAAACAGCGGAGATGAAATATCAAAAGTTACTGTTATGAAATATATAGTATAA
- a CDS encoding tetratricopeptide repeat protein, which yields MSIGILLCIVSCKKNSQNKEREKFDSILIKKSTDLQLGGEYEALIELNIEYLKKAAKMRYKEGISLCYLNMAEVNISAGNYEKALFFFNKAENDLKNSENGFHKAAFYDDYSQYYSHLKLYDKAITFNSKAFLYLKEAKDSDLKRKLLPRLYINKGINYTFKGWYGTSLKSFLKGNVLENSAYSNCMVAQYYLFRHQTDSAEVYITRSDEKMLSQKTSDAESLWVYYTMGYYYNEVNNNEQAEKALKKALEINIKTRRTYSSHIQNVYKSLAELYKKKNDGGKAYYYLRKYMEEEGRLDVARLDTMNKATENFISEIKPESDWHRSDLPLAIALSITALTVSGIYVQKTIKTQRLKKRALKQETEELKSHVRAKMLKEVTELAQKNDSSFLMKFKELNPDFINTLLKINPDLENSELTFCAMLKLHFSSKEIADYTFVQHRSVQQKKYRIRKRLNIPREEDIYVFFDKISS from the coding sequence ATGAGCATAGGTATATTGTTGTGTATTGTCTCATGTAAAAAGAATTCTCAGAACAAAGAGAGGGAAAAGTTTGATTCTATTCTGATAAAAAAGAGTACAGACTTACAGTTGGGAGGTGAGTATGAAGCGCTTATTGAACTTAATATTGAGTATCTGAAAAAAGCAGCCAAAATGAGATATAAAGAAGGAATATCTCTTTGTTATCTTAATATGGCAGAGGTAAATATTTCTGCCGGAAACTATGAGAAAGCTTTGTTTTTTTTCAATAAGGCAGAAAACGACCTTAAAAATTCAGAAAACGGTTTTCATAAGGCAGCTTTCTACGATGATTATAGTCAGTATTATTCACATCTTAAGTTGTATGATAAAGCTATAACATTTAATAGTAAAGCATTTTTATATTTGAAAGAAGCAAAAGATTCAGATCTTAAAAGAAAACTTCTTCCAAGGCTTTATATCAATAAAGGTATTAATTATACTTTTAAAGGATGGTACGGAACTTCTCTGAAATCATTTTTAAAGGGAAATGTATTGGAAAACTCAGCATATAGTAACTGTATGGTTGCTCAATACTACCTATTCAGGCACCAAACAGATTCCGCTGAAGTATATATTACACGGTCGGATGAAAAGATGCTTAGCCAAAAGACAAGTGATGCAGAATCTCTATGGGTATATTATACCATGGGATACTATTATAATGAGGTGAATAATAATGAACAGGCAGAAAAGGCCCTTAAAAAAGCTCTTGAAATCAATATTAAAACAAGACGTACTTATTCTTCACATATCCAAAATGTTTACAAGTCTCTTGCAGAGCTTTACAAAAAAAAGAATGATGGAGGTAAAGCTTATTACTACTTGAGAAAATATATGGAAGAGGAAGGCCGTTTGGATGTAGCACGTCTCGATACAATGAATAAGGCCACGGAGAATTTTATTTCCGAGATAAAACCTGAGTCTGACTGGCATAGAAGTGATTTGCCGCTGGCTATTGCGCTATCCATCACTGCATTAACTGTTTCCGGGATATATGTTCAGAAAACAATTAAAACCCAAAGGCTTAAAAAAAGAGCTTTAAAGCAAGAAACGGAAGAATTGAAAAGCCATGTAAGAGCAAAAATGCTGAAGGAAGTGACTGAGCTCGCCCAAAAAAACGATTCCTCATTCCTGATGAAATTTAAAGAACTTAATCCGGATTTTATAAATACTCTTTTAAAAATCAATCCGGATCTTGAAAACTCTGAGCTTACCTTCTGTGCCATGCTGAAACTTCATTTTTCATCCAAAGAAATTGCCGATTATACTTTTGTACAGCACAGATCTGTTCAACAAAAAAAGTACAGAATCAGGAAAAGACTTAATATTCCGAGAGAAGAGGACATTTATGTTTTTTTTGATAAAATTAGCAGTTAA
- a CDS encoding tetratricopeptide repeat protein produces the protein MIRVLLFIVLIILMSCNPSSREYEKSFDIPLMTQNEEFRLAGQYDSLVNLNKKYYKIAEKIRYEDGKALCYINLARVNISLENYQKSNILFNKAQEILENSDNPLHKAIFYNYYGKLNSELRRIDKAFEYNNEALKNIEKSNDSELKKITLYNIYTQQGDYYTQKKNPKAALEYFQKAREFDKTGIADCTISDYIYMHKNKDSTYKYITSAYNKMIVRNREDAITLNIHTIMGEYYLYYNEYDKAEKEFLRALEIDKKTRRIFAQYTKYIYNDLRTLYEITGDKEKAYFYLNAYTEAKNKTNAALLATINQDMESFISVSKTGAEQHRTKVQWVIFLSLAGFSLLAVYSWRIITILRKRKADLRSEAESLKNRIHDNRQEEIIEMAKRNDSEFLTCFKEVYPGYIEQLLAINSNLETSELVFCAMLKLHFTSKEIANYTLVQHRTIQQKKYRIRKKMNIPTETDIYVFFDRIK, from the coding sequence ATGATCCGCGTTTTACTTTTTATTGTACTCATCATTCTGATGTCTTGTAACCCGAGTTCAAGGGAATACGAAAAAAGCTTTGACATCCCTTTAATGACGCAAAATGAAGAATTCAGATTAGCAGGGCAATATGATTCCTTGGTTAATCTTAATAAAAAATACTACAAAATAGCAGAGAAAATAAGGTATGAAGATGGTAAAGCTTTATGTTATATAAACTTAGCGAGAGTCAATATATCCCTGGAAAATTATCAAAAATCCAATATTCTATTTAATAAAGCTCAGGAAATTCTGGAAAATTCAGACAATCCTTTGCATAAAGCTATATTTTACAATTATTACGGTAAGCTTAATTCTGAGCTGAGAAGGATTGATAAAGCATTTGAGTACAATAATGAAGCATTAAAGAATATTGAGAAAAGTAACGATTCCGAATTAAAAAAGATAACTCTTTATAATATTTATACACAACAGGGGGATTATTATACTCAAAAAAAGAATCCCAAGGCTGCTCTGGAATATTTTCAGAAAGCAAGAGAATTTGATAAAACCGGTATTGCAGATTGTACAATAAGTGATTATATATACATGCATAAAAATAAGGATTCCACTTATAAATATATAACAAGTGCTTATAATAAAATGATTGTCAGAAATAGAGAGGATGCTATTACTCTTAATATTCATACAATTATGGGGGAATATTACCTTTATTATAATGAATATGATAAGGCAGAAAAAGAATTTTTAAGGGCTTTGGAGATTGATAAAAAAACTAGGCGTATTTTTGCTCAGTATACAAAGTATATTTATAACGATCTTAGGACTTTATATGAAATAACAGGAGATAAAGAAAAAGCCTATTTTTATCTGAATGCTTACACTGAAGCAAAAAATAAGACCAATGCAGCATTATTGGCAACCATTAATCAGGATATGGAATCTTTTATTTCAGTATCAAAAACTGGTGCAGAACAACATAGAACTAAGGTTCAATGGGTTATTTTTCTGTCTCTTGCAGGATTTTCTTTACTGGCAGTCTATTCGTGGAGAATCATCACTATTTTGAGGAAAAGAAAGGCCGACCTGAGATCAGAGGCTGAAAGCCTGAAAAACAGGATCCATGATAACAGGCAGGAAGAAATCATTGAGATGGCCAAAAGGAATGATTCTGAATTTCTTACTTGTTTTAAAGAAGTATATCCTGGATATATAGAACAACTTTTAGCCATTAACTCTAATCTTGAAACTTCAGAGCTGGTTTTCTGTGCCATGCTGAAGCTGCATTTTACTTCTAAGGAAATTGCCAATTATACACTTGTTCAGCATAGAACCATTCAACAGAAAAAATACAGAATCCGGAAAAAAATGAATATTCCCACAGAAACAGATATTTATGTTTTCTTTGATCGTATTAAATGA